From the genome of Longispora fulva:
GCCACTTGCCCTCGTGGGACTTGTTCGTGATGGTCTCGAAGGCGTTGTCGGCGTCGAGCGACACGCAGGCGGTCAGCTCGTAGGCCGGGAAGTGGTCACCAACGGTAAGCACAGAGGTTCTCCTGTAGGGCGGTTGATTGGAGTCATTCCAGATTGTGCCCTACGGGAGCGAAAATCGCCCACGAGGGCGACACTAGTATGAAGTAGCTCACATCAGTCCCGTTATCTGGGAGTGATTTCCAGATAGCCGGACGTTCTGGGAAGGTTGCCCATGTGACCAGCCTGCTCATTATTGGCCCGGCGCGCTGACTTCGAGACCTACCTCGTCAGCGCGCAGACCTTCCGCACCCGCGGAGGGTCTTTTTTGTTGCAGGAATTAACTGGAGTGAACGATGGATTTCCAGGTCTTTGACACGACATTGCGTGACGGCGCCCAGCGCGAGGGCATCACCTACTCGGTGGTGGACAAACTCGCCGTGGCCCGACTGCTCGACGAGTTCGGCGTGGGATTCATCGAGGGCGGCTGGCCGGGGGCGATGCCCAAGGACACCGAGTTCTTCCGCCGGGCCCGCAACGAACTCCAGCTGAAACACGCGCTCATGGTCGCCTTCGGGGCCACCCGCAAGGCCGGCACCACGGCCGCCGACGACCCGCAGGTCCGGGCCCTGCTGGACGCGGAGACCCCGGCCATCGCCCTCGTCGCGAAGGCAGACCTGCGCCACGTCGAGCGCGCGCTGCGCACCACCCCGGAAGAAAACCTCGCCATGGTGTACGACACGGTCACGCACCTCGTCGCCGAGGGCCGCCGCGTCTTCGTGGACTGCGAGCACTTCTACGACGGGTTCCGCTTCGACGCGGAGTACACGAAAAGGGTCGTGGAGAAGGCTCTCGAAGCCGGCGCCGAACGCGTCGTGCTGTGCGACACCAACGGCGGCTCCCTGCCGTCCGGCATCACCCGGGCCATCGCCGACCTGGGCGTCGACCCGGCGCTGCTCGGCATGCACGCCCAGAACGACACCTCCTGCGCGGTGGCCAACACCATCGCGGCCGTGGAGGCCGGCGTCCGGCACGTCCAGGGCACGGCCAACGGCTACGGCGAGCGACCCGGCAACGCGGACCTGTTCTCCGTCGTCGGCAACCTCGCCCTCAAACTCGGGCTCCCCGTGCTACCGCCGGGGTGCCTCGAGCAGATGGCGCGCGTCTCGCACGCCATCGCGGAGATCGCCAACATCGCACCCGACACCCACCAGGCCTATGTCGGGCACGCGGCCTTCGCTCACAAGGCGGGGCTGCACGCGAGCGCGATCAAGGTCGATCCGGAGCTGTACAACCATGTGGATCCGACCACCGTCGGCAATGACATGCGCATCCTGATCACCGAGATGGCCGGCCGGGCCAGCATCGAGCTCAAATCCCGTGAGCTCGGGCTGGACCTGGCCGGCCAACCCACTGTACTCACCGCCGTCGCCGAGCGGGTCAAGTCCCTGGAGGCCCAGGGCTGGTCGTTCGAGGCCGCGGACGCGTCGTTCGCGCTGCTGGTGCGGTCCGCGCTCGGCGAGGTCAAAGCCCCGTTCGACCTGGAGTCCTACCGGGTGATCGTCGAGCACCGCCCCGACGGGGCCGTGGTCTCCGAGGCCACCGTGA
Proteins encoded in this window:
- the cimA gene encoding citramalate synthase; this encodes MDFQVFDTTLRDGAQREGITYSVVDKLAVARLLDEFGVGFIEGGWPGAMPKDTEFFRRARNELQLKHALMVAFGATRKAGTTAADDPQVRALLDAETPAIALVAKADLRHVERALRTTPEENLAMVYDTVTHLVAEGRRVFVDCEHFYDGFRFDAEYTKRVVEKALEAGAERVVLCDTNGGSLPSGITRAIADLGVDPALLGMHAQNDTSCAVANTIAAVEAGVRHVQGTANGYGERPGNADLFSVVGNLALKLGLPVLPPGCLEQMARVSHAIAEIANIAPDTHQAYVGHAAFAHKAGLHASAIKVDPELYNHVDPTTVGNDMRILITEMAGRASIELKSRELGLDLAGQPTVLTAVAERVKSLEAQGWSFEAADASFALLVRSALGEVKAPFDLESYRVIVEHRPDGAVVSEATVKIVVGGERTIATAEGNGPVNALDQALRLALVEFYPALSSLELVDYKVRILAGSHGTDAVTRVLVESTHRDAELTTVGVHGNIVEASWLALVDALTHALQKGGDQAQHRGGGQNRP